Below is a genomic region from Thermochromatium tepidum ATCC 43061.
CAGCGGCGCGATCCCGCGCGCCAGCCCCTGACAATTGATCACCAGCACCACAGGGGCACCGATCAGCTTGGCCAGCTCGGCGTTGCTGTGCGCACCGTCGAGCCGCGTGCTGTCGAACAGACCGACATTGCCCTCGATCAGACCCAGATCGGCCGTACCCAGCTCGCGGACGAAGGTCGAGCGGATCTCGGATTCGGACATGGTATGGAAATCGAGATTGAAACAGGGGCGTCCCGCGGCCTGACCGAGCCAGAGCGGATCGATATAGTCTGGCCCCTTCTTGAACGGCTGGACCACCAGACCGCGCCGCCTGAGCTCGCGACACAGACCGATCGCAAGCGTGGTCTTGCCCGAGGACTTCTGGGGCGCGGCGATGTAGAGCTGGGGCATGTTTGAACCTAGCTGTCAGCTTCCAGCCAGGATGCGGTTATTGCGAGAAGCCGATCGCTGGCAGGTGAAAGCTGAAGATCACGCCGGTTTGACAAGGACTGCCGCGTCAAGTGTCTCCTCGTCCGGCGCGACCACATCGTCGGCCAAGGACTCGGGCAAGAATTGCAGCACCCGCACCCCAACCGCCGTGATCAGGAGCGCCAAGGCCACGCCGCCCATGCCGAGCAGGATCTCGGGGATGGTCGGCCAATAAGGGGCCGCCGCGCCCTTGACGCCATCGGCGAAGCCGGACTCCAGGATGGTGTGTCCGGGGAACATGGCCATCGGGAAGGCCTGGCTGCCGATGATCAGGACATACATAGCCGAGAAACCACCGACAATGACCAGGGCACAGGCAGCCATGATCCAGTCGCGCTTCTGACTCAACGCTGGATGATAAAGAATCCACATCGGCGCCAGACTGCCGACCAGGATCCAGCCAACCCAGAACAGGAAGGTGTAGATCCCGCCTTCGAGCAGCAGCCAGTGCTCCAGGCTGTCTTTCTTGGCCATGTAGAGGTTGGTCAGGTGATAGATCAGGGTGAAATAGAGCGCTACGGCGATGAAGAGCGCCAGCAGATTGCGCAACCGGCGCATCATGCGCGGGCCGATCGGGCGCCCCTCCTCCTCGAAGCCGAACATGAGCACCAGCATGAACACGGCCAACCCATAAACCAGGGATAGGGCCACAAACATCGGACCCAGGATCGCCGCGTCATAGGCCTGACGCGCGACCAGGAAGCCGAAGATCGAGCCTGTGCCTGTGGTCAGGGCCAGACGCCACACCAGCGCCAGAATACCGATCGGATAGTTGAAGGGGCCGCCCTGACGATCGGCCATCGACCACAGATAGGCGATGACGATGGTCATGAAGCCGGTATAGAGAAAGATATTCCAGGCGAAGATCGAGCTGAAGTTATAGTGGGTCATGGCCACGATCAGACGCTCCGGGCGCCCGAGATCCATGACCAGCACCAGCAGACCGCCCATCAGCATGGCCACCGCCAACAGCCCCGAGAGCCGTCCGAGCGGTTTGTAGATGGGCTTTTTGAACACAGTGCCGATCGAGGCGATGTTGAGCACCCCCGAGGCGGCGATGATCAGAAAGACCGCAAACACATGCGGCATCCCCCAGACCACCGAGTTGTTCATGCCGCTGACCCAGTGGCCTTCGTGTTCCATGTAACCGAATGAAAGCGCCGCGATCCCGAGCAGGGCCGCCAGGAAGCCCAGCAGACTCCAGTAACGCTCGGGCGGGATACGCCATTCACGATAGACGACTCGTTTCATTTCGATAAGCCCCTGGCCTTGGTGCGCGAAGGCTGAAAGTTGGACTCAGACGCCGGCGTAACGCACGCCGGTGTTCAGCATCAGATCCTCACGGATCTGCCGGCTTGGGATCTCGCGCAGCCGTTGGTTGATGGTGCTGTCGGGATCCTTGAGATCACCAAAGAGGATGGCCCCATGCCCCTCGGCCGCACAGGCATCGACGCAGGCGGTCGATTCCTCGCCTTGGTCTCGCCTGTGCACGCATAGATTGCAGCCCTCGACACAGCCCTTACCGCGCGGCACGGCGGTCAGCTGTCCAGTCGTGTTTTGATGGATGAAGCTGCGCGCCTTGTAGGGGCAGGCCATCATGCAATAGCGACAGCCGATGCACAGATGGCGATCGACCATGACGATGCCATCGGCGCGTTTGAAAGAGGCCCCGGTGGGGCAGACATCGACACAGGGCGGATGCTCGCAGTGCTGACACATCAGCGGCAACTGGGTGATGCGCCCGGTCTGATTGTCCTGGAGCTTGACCTTGCGGATCCAGACGGCCTTTTGATGTTCCCACTTGGACTCTGGGTGGCGCGGCTCCTGGAGATCCAGGCCATTCTCACGCTCGCAAGCCTCGACACAGGCTGAACAGCCGTCGGCGCACTTGGCGGTGTCGATCAACAGACCCCAGCGCACATCGTCCGTGACCGGCTCGGTGCGTGGCCCAGCAGCGAGGCTATGCAAAAAGACGCCCGGGGCCACCAGCGCGGCGGCGCTCACGCCGGCAGCGGTGCCGATAAAGCCGCGGCGGCGACTGTCGACAGACGTATGGGTTGTGTTCTCGTTCATGGTTCAGTGCCCTCCCCCATGAGACGCACCCGTGAAACCGGGCCGATTGGGTACGGAGGCATGACAGTCGAAGCAGTCCAGATGCACGGCCGCATAGCTGTGACAGGCGCCGCAGAACTGGTCCGGTTGATTGATCGGTCGCGGATTGCCGGCGGCATCATAACTGATATGACAGTCGATACAGCCAGCAAGGCTGTACTTGGTGCCCCGGATCCCCTGGTGGACCGTCTCGATGCGTTGATGCTTGATGAACTCCATGTGCATGCGGCGCATCCGCTCGGTCGGCTCGACGCAGGATTCGCGCTCGGCCGCCAGCGAACCCTCGACCACATAGCGCTTGAGCCCATCGGCGAGGGCGGTGTGGGCGACGCCTGTCCCCCACACCAGCCCAAGCACGACGAGACCAACTCTGACTACGGCCTTGGCCATCAACGCCTCCCTGGACCTCACTCGCCCAGCCCCATCTTGATGTAGCCGGTCGGACAGACGTCGGCACAGATGTGACAGCCGATGCACTTGGCGTAGTCGGTGGCGACATAACGACCTGTGGTGCGCTCGGACCTGTCGACGCGATAGACGGCATCCTGCGGACAGAAGATGACGCAGTTGTCGCACTCGAAGCACAGACCGCAGCTCATACAGCGCTTGGCCTCCTCGATCGCCTCGACCTCGGTCAGACCGATGACACGCTCATGGAAATGCCCGAGCACCTCATCGGCGCTCGGGACTTCTTCCTTGCGCCGGTAGCGCGGCACATAGTTGAAGTGTCCAAGGAAGAGCTCCTCGTGCGAGATGATCTCGGCGCCGGAGCGATCCTCGTAGTTGTGAACGGCCCAATTGCCCTCAGAGGTGCCGCGTAGATCACCGAACTTGGCGACATCGAAGGTCTCGGGCGCTCGGTTGACCTCGTTGAGCTTGTCGAGCAGGTTGAAGTGATGGACATCGACCTTGGGACGGCGCTTCGGCTCGGTCTGCATCACATAGGCGTCGATCGATTCGGCCGCGACCCAGGCCTGACCGATGGCCGTGGTCAGCAGGTGTGGGCGGATGATGTCGCCGGCAACGAAGTGACCCGGCTTGCCGGGCACTTGATAGAACTTATCGGAATTCATCAAACCGCGCCCGTTGTCGAACTGCTCCAGACCCGAGAGGTCGCCGCCCTGCCCGATCGCCGAGACGATCAGGTCGGCCTCAAGCACGCGCTCTGTGCCCGCGACCGGGGTTGGGCGTCCATCGGTCATGATGCAGTCGGCGATCTTCAGCCCGGTGGCACGACCGTCGGCATCCTTGATGACCTCGATCGGCATCACACCATCGAGGATGGTCACGCCCTCGCGGGTCGCGTCCTCGACCTCGTGTTCGGCAGCGGTCATCTTGTCGCGCGGAAAGAGCGAGGTCAGGGTCACCTGGGCGCCCTGAGCCGCGGCCACCCGGGCCGAATCATGGGCCAGATAGCCGTCTCGGATGATGGCCTCGGGCAGCTCGTTCGGATTGGGATTGGTGATATGACCGAGACGACGCGCGACCGAGACCACGTCGATCGAGGTGTCACCGCCGCCGACACAGACGACCTTGCCGGCCGTGACCTTGAGTCGCCCCTCATTGAAGGCCTTGAGAAAGGCGACCCCCGTGACACAGTTGGGCGTGCCCTCCCAGCCCGGGACAGGCAGGCCGCGTCCGGTCTGACAGCCGATGGCCCAGAGGATGGCATCGTAGTCCTTCTCCAACTGTTCGACCGAGACATCGCGGCCGATGCGCGTCTTGAGCCGGACCTCGATCCGGCCCATGTCGAGGATGCGCTGGATCTCGGCGTCGAGCTTATCGCGCGGCACCCGATAGCCGGGGATGCCATAGCGAAACATGCCGCCCAGGGCCTCATTGGCCTCGAAGATGGTGCAGGAATGCCCCCGGCGACGCAGCTGATAAGCGGCGGCGAGCCCAGCCGGACCACCGCCGACGATGGCGATGCGCTTGCCGGTGTCGCGCTCGGGCGCCTCGAACCTGTAATTGTTGGCGATGGCAGTGTCACCAATGAACTGCTCGACCGCGTTGATGCCGACGAAGTCCTCCAGCTCGTTGCGGTTACAGCCGTCCTGGCAGGGGGCCGGGCAGACGCGCCCCATCATCGCCGGGAAGGGGTTGGCGTCGGTGGAGCGACGGAAGGCATACTCGCGCCAGTCCATCCCCCTCGGCGGCTGCTCCAGACCGCGCACGATCTGCAACCAACCGCGGATGTCCTCGCCCGAGGGACAGCTTGCTTGACAAGGCGGCGTCTTGTGGACATAGGTCGGACACTTGTGGGAGCGGTCCTGATTGAAGATCTTGTCGGTCAGTTTGTCCCAGACATTGTTGCCGTCCTCGAATCGACGCCAGGTTGGCTTCATCTTCATCTCGTCGCTGGAAGTCGCCATCTCAATCGTCTCCATACCAGTTAAACCCTGACGCGGGGATCAGGGGGTTTGTATCAGGTTGCGCTAGCCCCGGTCAGGCCGCCTCGTCTGTTTCTTCTTCGTTCGGATCGTCCAGGTCCGGCATATCGTCTTCGTCCTCGTCCTCATCTTCGTCGTCATCCGGCCCGGGTGTGAGCACGATGGCGTTGGAGACGAGCTGATGGAGGCTGACGATCTGATCCATCTCCAGGCCGTAATAGGGCAGCACCTTGGTGAACTGACTTTTACAGATGGCGCAGATGGCGGCCATGTGCGTCACACCCTTCTCCTGCATCACGTTGTTGAGCGCGTCGAGTCGCGGCTTGGCGCCCTTGACGCGCAGTTCCATCAGATCATCGGTCAGAAGCCCACCACCGCCGCCACAACAGAAGGTGCGGTCGCGAATGGTCTCTTCGTCCATGTCGTAGAAGTGGTTGCAGGTCGCGCGGATGATGGCGCGCGGGATCTCAAACTGACCGCCCGGGGTGTCCCCCATGCGCGAGGCGCGCGCCACATTGCAGGAATCGTGGAAGGTCAGGACCTTCTCGTCGTTCTCGCTCTTGTCGAACTTGAGCCTTCCCTGCTGGATCAGGTCATAGGTGAACTCGCAGATGTGCTGCGGCACCGGATAGCGCGGGTCGAGGAAGTCCCAGGGACCGGCCAGGGTGTTGAGGAAGGAATAGGCCACACGCCAGGCATGACCGCACTCGCCGAAGACGATGCGCTTGACCTTGAGCTGGATGGCCGCCTCACGGATACGCTGAGCCAGCCGACGCATGTTGGCATAGGAGCCGATGAACATGCCGAAGTTGGCCGCCTCGGAGGCATAGGAGCTCAGGGTCCAGGAGACACCGGCCTCGTGGAACACCTTGCCATAGCCGACCAGTCCATCGACATGCGGCTCGGCGAAGAAGTCGGCCGAGGGGGTCACGAGCAGGATCTCGGCGCCGACCTGATCGATGGGATACTTCACCCGCACGCCAGTGTTGTCATAGACGTCCTCTTCCAGACCTTCGAGGGTGTCCTTGAGCGCCGGCCCCGGCAGACCCAGATTGTTACCGATCCTGTAGACCTTGCCGATGATCTCGTTGCAGTACTTCTGGCCCACGCCGATCGAGTCCATGATCTCGCGTGCGGCCATGGAGATCTCGGCGGTGTCGATGCCATAGGGACAGAACACCGAGCAGCGCCGGCACTGCGAGCACTGATGAAAGTAGCTATACCAGTCGTTGAGCACCTCCTCGGTGAGGTCCTCGGCCCCAACCAGCTTGGGAAACAGCTTGCCGGCCAGGGTAAAGTAACGCCGATAGACCTTGCGCATCAGGTCTTGACGTCCGACCGGCATGTTTTTCGGATCGCCGGTGCCGAGAAAATAATGGCACTTGTCGGTGCAGGCGCCGCACTTGACGCAGGCGTCCATGTAGACGCGCAGCGAGCGGTACTTGCCCAGTAGCTCGCCCATCTTGGCGATGGCCTTGGTCTGCCAATCCTCGACCAGCTCGCCAGGGAAGCCGAGCGGAATCTGAAATTCTTCGCGCGACTTAAAGGGGGCGCTATGCGCCATGGCCCCGGGCGTAACAGGCGGAACCTCAGTGTATTGGGTCAGGGCTGGGACTTCGAACGTTGCCTTGGCCATGGATCAACCTCTATTGAAGGAGACGACTGGGGCTCTTGAGTCATGGGGTTCATGACTGTTCGAGCTCCCTGGCCCAGGGTGCGATGTGACGCCTTTCGCGCGGGTTGTCGACCTGGTTGCGCGTCGGGCTGAAGAAGAGCCCGGGCGCATGTAGCAGCTTGCTGTAAGGGAAGATGATCATCAGCACAGCCACCAGAAACAGATGCAGCAAGAGCAGCGGATCGGCCGGCAGTGGCTGGATGTTATAGCTGTAGAGCCCCTGGAAGAAGTGCTTGATCTCGACCACATCGACGTGAAAGGCGAACTTCATCAGCAGTCCGGTACAGCCGATGGCCACCAGCAGCCCCAGGATCAGATGGTCCGAGGGCGCGGTGATGTACTTGACGCGATCGACCAGAAAGCGCCGCGCCCAGAGCCCGATCAACCCCAGGACCATGGCGATGCCACCATAGATGCCAAACGGCTGGATGAGCTGGATCGGGAACCACACCGGCTCGATGAAATAGCGCAGATGACGCAAGGTGACGAGGAAGAGACCGAAATGGAACATCCAACCGAAGATCCAGGTCCACTTGTTGCCGCGAAACAGGCTCTCGAACAGGACGACCTCACGCATCATCCTGAAGACGACACCCGTGCGTGTCGTCGGCGCCGGGGTGGTCGGGATCTTCAGCGGCGCGGGGGTGCGGGCATACTGAATGATCTTGCGAGCCAGGCCGGCCACGAGCACAAAGGCGGCGAAATAGAACAGGAAGGCATAGAAGCTCGTCAGAAACGCCATGTTTCCGCACCCTCGGTAGAACTTGATGGGATCCGGCGCGTCGGCAGTTCAAGTAAACCGCGCGCCGACCGCTCGTAAGCGGCCAGCTTTCAGCCGCCAGCTTCCAGCCAGAGGGCCTTTATTGCTGGAAGCTGCTGGAGACTGGCGGCTAAGGCTTTCTTTAGACGCAGCCGGTCGGCTTGGGCAGGCCGGCGAAGCGGCACGCCTGCTTGGCTGGGCCATAGGGGAAGAGGCCATAAAGATACTTGCTGTTGCCCTTGTCTTTGCCGAGCTTCTTACCGACGGCCTTGGTCAGGACCCGCACGGCGGGAGCGATCTGATACTCCTCGTAGTACTCGCGCAGGAAGTTGATGATGTCCCAGTGCTCATCGGTCAGCTCCAGGTTGTCCTGCTTGGCCATGACCCGGGCGACCTCTGGCTCCCAATCGTTGAGGTTGACCAGATAGCCTTCTTCATCCACGGGTAATTGCTTGCCATTGACCTCGATGGTATCCGCCATTGGGGATGCTCCTCTATCTTGAGTTCGTATCTGAGTTCGTTTCAGTTAAAAACTTACAACCAGGCCTGGACCTTGTCACACTCGGCCGCCAGATCGACGAAACCGGCATAGTCCAGGATCCTGATCCCTGGGATGACGCGCTCGTCACTAAACCCCCGTGCCTTGAGATCGGGGCCGAGCACGTACAGCTTGAGCTTGCCGAGCGCCGCGGTCACCTGGGACTCGATGCTGGTCCCCGCCAGCGCGGCATAGACACCGTCCTCAAACAACAGGACACTCGCGCCCTCGGCGGCAAACTTCAGGCAGGATTCTAGCGAATTGCGCTCGAAGGGTGACTTGTTGACGGTATGCAGAATGCTCATTTCACCCCCCTTAGAAGCTGAAGATCACATCGGACTCGTTCATCAGTGCGCTCACGCGGGCTGAATCGATGACCTCGACGATATTGTCGATCTCCTCCTCGGTCTCCGGGTCTTCGAAGGGGATCTCGATCAGGTCGTCTGGGGTCAGTCCGCGCGCCTCCAGCGAGTCGCGATCGACATAGACGCGCCGCACCTCGTAGTCGCCCAGGGTGCGATAGGTCGGGGAGAAGTTCTTCATCCCGATGCCCTTGGTGTCCTGGCCCTTGGTGAGCTGATAGACACCATCGTCGATGAACATGACACATACGTCCTGATCGAAGGCAGCACCAATGAGCACGACCTCCAGCGCCTCCCAGGCGTAGATGGTGCCGTAGGGGGCCTTGCGATTGAGGTACATGAATTTCTTCACGACTTCCGACATGATGGCGCTCCCTTCAGTCACCGAAGACGACGAGACGGTCGGCCTGGATCGCCGCCTCGACCAATTGTCCGAGCCCGGAGATGCGGAATCTGGGATGGATGTTGGTCGCGTCCTTGCCGTTGCGGGCCATCTCGCCCTCATCGACGATCCCGCGCCGTTGCGCGGCGGCGACACAGACGACCATATCTAGATCGTATCGCTCGGCCAGCTCCGCCCAGCGGTTGACGATATGACGATCATCCTGTGGCGGCGTGGTCAGACGGGTCGAGTTGTTGACACCATCGTGATAGAAAAAGACCCGGAAGATCTCATGACCCTTCTCCAGCGCGGCCTTGGCGAAGTGATAGGCCGAGTCGGACGCCTGATGCTGATACGGCCCCTCGTTGATCTGAAGCGCAAACTTCATGTAGACCTCGGAATAGAGTTTTCAGTGCCCAGTCGAGCAACCGCCCTGAAAGCCCTTCCCCTTTAGCGGGGGAAGGGGCTGACTGTTGCCTGAGTGTCAGAACCGAATGTAAGACGAGCTGTTGAAGCTCGCGCGCGCACCGCGCCAGGTATCGATGTGATACTTGGTGAAGGGCAGCTCGACCTCCTCGAAGAAGCGCGGCCAGCCGATGCGCTCGATCCACTCATTGATGCGCTCCCAGTCCTTCGCACCTTCCTTGTAGGCCTTGAGGATGCGCTTGACGATGGCCGTGGCCTCGGGCCAACGCGGCGGATTATTGGGGATGCCTGCAGCGACCAACTTCTGGAAGGTCGGTTTGCCACGCGCATTGGAGTGGTTGCCACCAACCCAGATCGCGAGCTTGGTGTGTTCGGGATCGTTGATCTGCATCGGCGGACAGGGCGGATAGCAGGCGCCGCAGCAGATGCACTTGCGCTCATCGACCTCCAGCGACGGCTTGCCGTTGACCAATGCCGGGCGGATGGCGGCCACCGGACAGCGCGCCACGACCGCAGGCCGTTCGCAGACATTGGCCACCAGATCATGGTTGATCTTCGGCGGCTTGGTGTGCTGGACATTGATCGCGATGTCGCCCTGACCGCCGCAGTTGATCTGGCAGCAGGAGGTGGTGATGTGCACCCGGTTGGGCATGCGGGCGTTGCGGAACTCGTCGATGAGCTCGTCCATCATCGCCTTGACCACACCCGAGGCGTCGGTGCCTGGGATGTCGCAGTGCAGCCAGCCCTGGGTGTGCGAGATCATGGCCACCGAGTTCTGGGTGCCGCCGACCACGAATCCGGCCGCCTCCAGGGCAT
It encodes:
- the nrfD gene encoding NrfD/PsrC family molybdoenzyme membrane anchor subunit; protein product: MKRVVYREWRIPPERYWSLLGFLAALLGIAALSFGYMEHEGHWVSGMNNSVVWGMPHVFAVFLIIAASGVLNIASIGTVFKKPIYKPLGRLSGLLAVAMLMGGLLVLVMDLGRPERLIVAMTHYNFSSIFAWNIFLYTGFMTIVIAYLWSMADRQGGPFNYPIGILALVWRLALTTGTGSIFGFLVARQAYDAAILGPMFVALSLVYGLAVFMLVLMFGFEEEGRPIGPRMMRRLRNLLALFIAVALYFTLIYHLTNLYMAKKDSLEHWLLLEGGIYTFLFWVGWILVGSLAPMWILYHPALSQKRDWIMAACALVIVGGFSAMYVLIIGSQAFPMAMFPGHTILESGFADGVKGAAAPYWPTIPEILLGMGGVALALLITAVGVRVLQFLPESLADDVVAPDEETLDAAVLVKPA
- the dsrO gene encoding sulfate reduction electron transfer complex DsrMKJOP subunit DsrO; translation: MNENTTHTSVDSRRRGFIGTAAGVSAAALVAPGVFLHSLAAGPRTEPVTDDVRWGLLIDTAKCADGCSACVEACERENGLDLQEPRHPESKWEHQKAVWIRKVKLQDNQTGRITQLPLMCQHCEHPPCVDVCPTGASFKRADGIVMVDRHLCIGCRYCMMACPYKARSFIHQNTTGQLTAVPRGKGCVEGCNLCVHRRDQGEESTACVDACAAEGHGAILFGDLKDPDSTINQRLREIPSRQIREDLMLNTGVRYAGV
- a CDS encoding sulfur reduction protein DsrJ; translation: MAKAVVRVGLVVLGLVWGTGVAHTALADGLKRYVVEGSLAAERESCVEPTERMRRMHMEFIKHQRIETVHQGIRGTKYSLAGCIDCHISYDAAGNPRPINQPDQFCGACHSYAAVHLDCFDCHASVPNRPGFTGASHGGGH
- a CDS encoding NAD(P)-binding protein, with amino-acid sequence MATSSDEMKMKPTWRRFEDGNNVWDKLTDKIFNQDRSHKCPTYVHKTPPCQASCPSGEDIRGWLQIVRGLEQPPRGMDWREYAFRRSTDANPFPAMMGRVCPAPCQDGCNRNELEDFVGINAVEQFIGDTAIANNYRFEAPERDTGKRIAIVGGGPAGLAAAYQLRRRGHSCTIFEANEALGGMFRYGIPGYRVPRDKLDAEIQRILDMGRIEVRLKTRIGRDVSVEQLEKDYDAILWAIGCQTGRGLPVPGWEGTPNCVTGVAFLKAFNEGRLKVTAGKVVCVGGGDTSIDVVSVARRLGHITNPNPNELPEAIIRDGYLAHDSARVAAAQGAQVTLTSLFPRDKMTAAEHEVEDATREGVTILDGVMPIEVIKDADGRATGLKIADCIMTDGRPTPVAGTERVLEADLIVSAIGQGGDLSGLEQFDNGRGLMNSDKFYQVPGKPGHFVAGDIIRPHLLTTAIGQAWVAAESIDAYVMQTEPKRRPKVDVHHFNLLDKLNEVNRAPETFDVAKFGDLRGTSEGNWAVHNYEDRSGAEIISHEELFLGHFNYVPRYRRKEEVPSADEVLGHFHERVIGLTEVEAIEEAKRCMSCGLCFECDNCVIFCPQDAVYRVDRSERTTGRYVATDYAKCIGCHICADVCPTGYIKMGLGE
- the dsrK gene encoding sulfate reduction electron transfer complex DsrMKJOP subunit DsrK, producing MAKATFEVPALTQYTEVPPVTPGAMAHSAPFKSREEFQIPLGFPGELVEDWQTKAIAKMGELLGKYRSLRVYMDACVKCGACTDKCHYFLGTGDPKNMPVGRQDLMRKVYRRYFTLAGKLFPKLVGAEDLTEEVLNDWYSYFHQCSQCRRCSVFCPYGIDTAEISMAAREIMDSIGVGQKYCNEIIGKVYRIGNNLGLPGPALKDTLEGLEEDVYDNTGVRVKYPIDQVGAEILLVTPSADFFAEPHVDGLVGYGKVFHEAGVSWTLSSYASEAANFGMFIGSYANMRRLAQRIREAAIQLKVKRIVFGECGHAWRVAYSFLNTLAGPWDFLDPRYPVPQHICEFTYDLIQQGRLKFDKSENDEKVLTFHDSCNVARASRMGDTPGGQFEIPRAIIRATCNHFYDMDEETIRDRTFCCGGGGGLLTDDLMELRVKGAKPRLDALNNVMQEKGVTHMAAICAICKSQFTKVLPYYGLEMDQIVSLHQLVSNAIVLTPGPDDDEDEDEDEDDMPDLDDPNEEETDEAA
- a CDS encoding respiratory nitrate reductase subunit gamma; translation: MAFLTSFYAFLFYFAAFVLVAGLARKIIQYARTPAPLKIPTTPAPTTRTGVVFRMMREVVLFESLFRGNKWTWIFGWMFHFGLFLVTLRHLRYFIEPVWFPIQLIQPFGIYGGIAMVLGLIGLWARRFLVDRVKYITAPSDHLILGLLVAIGCTGLLMKFAFHVDVVEIKHFFQGLYSYNIQPLPADPLLLLHLFLVAVLMIIFPYSKLLHAPGLFFSPTRNQVDNPRERRHIAPWARELEQS
- a CDS encoding TusE/DsrC/DsvC family sulfur relay protein — its product is MADTIEVNGKQLPVDEEGYLVNLNDWEPEVARVMAKQDNLELTDEHWDIINFLREYYEEYQIAPAVRVLTKAVGKKLGKDKGNSKYLYGLFPYGPAKQACRFAGLPKPTGCV
- the tusB gene encoding sulfurtransferase complex subunit TusB; amino-acid sequence: MSILHTVNKSPFERNSLESCLKFAAEGASVLLFEDGVYAALAGTSIESQVTAALGKLKLYVLGPDLKARGFSDERVIPGIRILDYAGFVDLAAECDKVQAWL
- the tusC gene encoding sulfurtransferase complex subunit TusC — encoded protein: MSEVVKKFMYLNRKAPYGTIYAWEALEVVLIGAAFDQDVCVMFIDDGVYQLTKGQDTKGIGMKNFSPTYRTLGDYEVRRVYVDRDSLEARGLTPDDLIEIPFEDPETEEEIDNIVEVIDSARVSALMNESDVIFSF
- the tusD gene encoding sulfurtransferase complex subunit TusD; this encodes MKFALQINEGPYQHQASDSAYHFAKAALEKGHEIFRVFFYHDGVNNSTRLTTPPQDDRHIVNRWAELAERYDLDMVVCVAAAQRRGIVDEGEMARNGKDATNIHPRFRISGLGQLVEAAIQADRLVVFGD
- the dsrB gene encoding dissimilatory-type sulfite reductase subunit beta, with protein sequence MAEMREPIESGCPDPWQYMHPVMRKNFGMWKYHEHPRPGVLLHVAYSGDKIWTVKAGTQRILDVFTLRKLCDIGDEFAEGYVHFTIRSNIEYLVSDESKVQPLIDALEAAGFVVGGTQNSVAMISHTQGWLHCDIPGTDASGVVKAMMDELIDEFRNARMPNRVHITTSCCQINCGGQGDIAINVQHTKPPKINHDLVANVCERPAVVARCPVAAIRPALVNGKPSLEVDERKCICCGACYPPCPPMQINDPEHTKLAIWVGGNHSNARGKPTFQKLVAAGIPNNPPRWPEATAIVKRILKAYKEGAKDWERINEWIERIGWPRFFEEVELPFTKYHIDTWRGARASFNSSSYIRF